The Exiguobacterium mexicanum genome includes a window with the following:
- a CDS encoding glycoside hydrolase family 65 protein, translating into MKRLFAVDEWKVTEENLHPKENRLAESITSLGNGHMGMRGNFEEDYSNDTHQGFYVAGVYYPDKTRVGWWKNGYPEYFAKVLNATNVVGLRVAINGTPVDLAKWEVKDFTRELDMQRGVLTRTFTLVNGTEETNVEVVRFFSIVDKEILAIRYNVTPVNYEAKVEFTPYLDGDVVNEDSNYDEKFWLPVEHGVEERFGFVTTKTKKLDWHITASMIADVEGARCEVLEATDLYVANKFTVTAAAGETATAYKYVSVVTNRDYEVEELQSTGMQRVEMAFEKGFETLLAEQTEAWLARWEDADVRIDGDAEAQQGIRFNIFNMYQTYTGEDSRLNIGPKGFTGEKYGGATYWDTEAYCLHFYLATTKPEVSWNLLKYRHNQLPQAKENSVKNVGMEGALYPMVTMNGEECHNEWEITHEEIHRNGAIAHAIFNYTNFTGDKSYLGQYGLEVLVEISRYWASRVNFVPHKDVYMILGVTGPNEYDNNVNNNWYTNLIAAWTLEYTQEVYNYLKEAEPARLEELVATLGLSDEELAKWNDIQTKMYYPKDDLVPDVFMQQDGFMDKEQILVKDLDPKHLPLNQNWSWDRILRSNFIKQADVLQGLYTFSDRFTVEQKRANFDFYEPRTVHESSLSPCVYSIIAAEVGYEDKAVELYQRSARLDLDNYNNDTEDGLHITSMVGSWMSIVHGFAGMRALESELTFSPMIPKGWNGYSFNMLWRGHHLTVTSTREQVTIKQTGGTDVSIRVYGNVVTVPANDAVTIETVKA; encoded by the coding sequence ATGAAACGATTGTTTGCAGTCGATGAATGGAAAGTAACGGAAGAGAACTTGCATCCGAAAGAAAACCGCCTCGCAGAATCGATTACCTCGCTCGGTAACGGTCATATGGGGATGCGCGGTAACTTTGAAGAAGATTATTCAAACGATACACACCAAGGCTTCTATGTGGCCGGCGTCTATTATCCAGATAAGACGCGTGTCGGTTGGTGGAAAAATGGATATCCGGAGTACTTCGCAAAAGTATTGAACGCGACGAACGTCGTCGGTCTTCGTGTCGCCATCAACGGGACACCGGTTGATTTGGCGAAGTGGGAAGTGAAAGACTTCACGCGTGAGCTCGATATGCAACGCGGCGTCCTCACACGGACGTTCACGCTCGTGAACGGAACGGAAGAGACGAACGTCGAAGTCGTCCGTTTCTTCTCAATCGTCGATAAAGAGATTTTGGCAATCCGTTACAACGTCACTCCGGTGAACTACGAAGCGAAAGTTGAATTCACACCTTACTTGGACGGCGATGTCGTCAATGAGGATTCGAACTATGATGAGAAGTTCTGGTTACCGGTCGAGCATGGTGTTGAAGAACGTTTCGGATTCGTGACAACGAAAACGAAGAAGCTCGATTGGCACATCACGGCCTCGATGATCGCAGACGTCGAAGGAGCCCGTTGTGAAGTGCTCGAAGCGACTGATCTTTACGTCGCCAACAAATTCACAGTCACGGCGGCAGCTGGCGAGACGGCGACAGCGTACAAATACGTCTCGGTCGTCACGAACCGTGACTACGAAGTCGAGGAATTGCAGTCGACGGGAATGCAACGCGTTGAGATGGCGTTTGAGAAAGGCTTTGAAACGCTTCTCGCCGAGCAGACAGAAGCATGGCTCGCTCGTTGGGAAGATGCCGACGTCCGCATCGATGGGGACGCTGAAGCGCAACAAGGCATCCGCTTCAACATCTTCAACATGTATCAGACGTACACGGGCGAAGACTCGCGCCTCAACATCGGACCGAAAGGGTTCACCGGTGAGAAATACGGCGGTGCCACATACTGGGATACGGAAGCATATTGCCTCCACTTCTACTTGGCAACGACGAAACCGGAAGTCTCATGGAACTTGCTCAAATATCGTCACAATCAATTGCCGCAAGCAAAAGAGAACTCGGTCAAGAACGTCGGCATGGAAGGCGCCCTCTATCCGATGGTGACGATGAACGGGGAAGAGTGCCACAACGAGTGGGAAATCACGCATGAAGAGATTCACCGGAACGGTGCGATCGCCCACGCCATCTTCAACTATACGAACTTCACGGGCGACAAGTCATACCTAGGTCAATACGGACTTGAAGTATTGGTCGAGATCTCGCGTTACTGGGCGAGCCGCGTCAACTTTGTCCCGCACAAAGACGTGTATATGATCCTAGGCGTCACAGGTCCGAACGAATACGACAACAACGTCAACAACAACTGGTACACGAACTTGATTGCCGCTTGGACGCTCGAGTACACGCAAGAAGTGTACAACTATTTGAAAGAAGCAGAGCCGGCGCGCCTTGAAGAACTTGTCGCGACGCTCGGTCTTTCAGACGAAGAACTCGCGAAGTGGAACGATATCCAAACGAAGATGTACTATCCGAAAGATGACCTCGTCCCAGACGTGTTCATGCAACAGGACGGCTTCATGGATAAAGAACAGATTTTGGTGAAAGACCTTGATCCGAAACACTTGCCGCTCAACCAAAACTGGTCGTGGGACCGCATCCTCCGCTCGAACTTCATCAAACAAGCGGACGTGCTCCAAGGGCTCTATACGTTCAGCGACCGCTTCACGGTCGAACAGAAGCGTGCTAACTTCGATTTTTATGAGCCGCGTACGGTTCACGAGTCGAGCTTGTCGCCTTGCGTCTACTCAATCATTGCGGCCGAAGTCGGTTACGAAGACAAGGCGGTCGAGTTGTACCAACGTTCGGCACGACTCGATCTCGATAACTATAACAACGATACAGAAGACGGGCTTCACATCACATCAATGGTCGGTTCATGGATGTCGATCGTTCACGGTTTCGCAGGCATGCGCGCCCTCGAGTCGGAGCTCACGTTCAGCCCGATGATTCCTAAGGGCTGGAACGGGTACTCGTTCAACATGCTCTGGCGCGGTCATCACTTGACGGTCACGTCGACGCGTGAACAAGTGACGATCAAACAGACGGGCGGTACGGACGTATCGATCCGTGTCTACGGAAACGTCGTCACGGTCCCGGCAAACGATGCGGTGACCATCGAGACAGTGAAAGCGTGA
- a CDS encoding general stress protein encodes MSKRRFVDTYPEEAALVAKIDQLTEEGYDESDVFVVAKDQDDVSLVKRNTDAKVEEASANWMQKFTGVAEGEEEVKRALLDLGLADDDVNQAYGDILNGGYALILDEPDTGFNDGNNPAFEGHEANAAFGRDQDK; translated from the coding sequence ATGAGTAAACGTCGTTTTGTAGATACGTATCCAGAGGAGGCGGCACTCGTCGCCAAAATCGATCAACTGACCGAAGAAGGTTACGATGAAAGTGATGTGTTCGTCGTCGCGAAAGATCAGGACGATGTCTCGCTCGTCAAACGGAATACCGATGCGAAAGTGGAAGAAGCGAGCGCGAACTGGATGCAGAAATTCACTGGCGTCGCGGAAGGCGAGGAGGAAGTGAAGCGGGCCTTGCTGGACCTCGGTCTCGCTGACGACGACGTCAACCAGGCTTACGGAGACATTTTAAACGGAGGGTACGCCCTCATCCTCGACGAACCGGATACGGGATTCAATGACGGGAACAACCCGGCATTCGAGGGTCACGAAGCGAACGCCGCGTTTGGACGCGACCAAGACAAGTGA
- a CDS encoding YsnF/AvaK domain-containing protein → MKHAIISEVFDHPEELLNRTVDLKREGYEEEDMYVLVKRADVADAVRRHSNLYVLVTDEPGTVASLVTSSERPIERWLKSMRLTSEQQDRFAKEVEQGRLFLYVDADRSEQQFNATSSKTEPAPKTEEQTLALHEERLTIEKQAVQAGEVVINRHVSETEQEIEVPVRREQVHVERTTGSEDVVEDYDFDQPGIRTIDEGDHLRIQVIEERAFIVKRPVVVEEIIVRKQVTEDVKTMTETLRKEEIEVTEVGQADVMVEDHTTRKDETQ, encoded by the coding sequence ATGAAACATGCAATCATCTCAGAAGTATTTGATCATCCCGAAGAGTTGCTTAATCGAACGGTCGATTTAAAACGAGAAGGGTATGAAGAAGAAGACATGTACGTCCTTGTCAAGCGGGCCGATGTGGCGGACGCTGTCCGCCGTCACTCGAACCTCTATGTTCTCGTCACCGATGAACCGGGAACGGTCGCCTCGCTCGTCACGTCGAGTGAGCGGCCAATCGAACGCTGGCTCAAAAGCATGCGCTTGACGTCAGAGCAACAAGACCGCTTTGCGAAAGAAGTTGAACAAGGTAGACTCTTCCTCTATGTCGACGCGGACCGGAGTGAACAACAGTTTAATGCGACGAGTTCGAAGACCGAACCCGCGCCGAAGACGGAGGAACAGACGCTCGCCTTACACGAGGAACGGTTGACGATCGAGAAGCAAGCGGTCCAAGCAGGAGAAGTCGTCATCAATCGTCACGTATCGGAGACCGAACAAGAGATTGAAGTGCCCGTTCGGAGGGAACAGGTCCATGTGGAGCGGACGACCGGATCAGAAGATGTGGTCGAAGATTATGACTTCGATCAACCCGGTATCCGCACGATCGACGAAGGGGACCACTTACGGATCCAAGTCATCGAAGAACGGGCTTTCATCGTGAAGCGTCCTGTCGTCGTCGAAGAAATCATCGTTCGAAAACAAGTGACCGAAGACGTCAAGACGATGACGGAAACGCTCCGCAAAGAAGAAATCGAAGTGACCGAAGTCGGACAAGCCGATGTCATGGTCGAAGACCATACAACGCGAAAGGATGAGACACAATGA
- a CDS encoding YsnF/AvaK domain-containing protein, translating into MDNKRYVGTYYQESELVAKIDQLRAEGHREDDLYVVVKDKSNLSMVRGETDAEVKETKASWLDRFFGVADGEDEVRHTFDKLGFSEEETARHRQDIENGGFVLLLDSNDGILDDGRNSTFEGGRTSAGYGSEGNEAGNMTARDVGMTGASSTGIPSERFNDMDEDIRNRADLTDEQKLELHEERLQVNKERVQTGEVRVEKDVVEHEERVDVEVERDEVYVERRRVDGDREATGHSFDATTDRDEIRVPVTEERVDVTKKDVVAEEIVVGKEKVKDTETVRETLRKEEAHVEGEDDLRHRDHDRDHTRRDERDRF; encoded by the coding sequence ATGGATAACAAACGTTATGTAGGCACTTACTATCAGGAGTCAGAGCTCGTGGCAAAAATTGATCAACTTCGTGCCGAGGGGCATCGCGAAGACGATTTGTACGTCGTTGTGAAAGATAAATCGAACCTTTCGATGGTTCGCGGCGAAACGGATGCAGAAGTAAAAGAAACGAAAGCGTCATGGCTTGATCGCTTCTTTGGAGTCGCGGACGGAGAAGACGAAGTTCGACATACGTTCGATAAACTCGGTTTCTCAGAAGAAGAGACAGCACGTCACCGTCAAGACATCGAGAACGGTGGATTCGTCCTCTTGTTGGACTCGAACGACGGCATCTTAGATGACGGTCGTAACTCGACGTTCGAAGGTGGCCGCACATCAGCCGGCTACGGTTCAGAAGGCAACGAAGCAGGCAACATGACCGCACGTGACGTCGGGATGACAGGAGCTTCAAGCACTGGTATTCCATCGGAACGATTCAACGATATGGATGAAGACATTCGTAACCGCGCGGATTTGACGGATGAGCAAAAGCTCGAATTGCATGAAGAGCGTCTCCAAGTGAACAAAGAGCGTGTTCAAACAGGAGAGGTTCGCGTCGAGAAAGATGTCGTCGAACACGAAGAACGTGTCGATGTCGAAGTCGAGCGCGACGAAGTCTACGTCGAACGCCGTCGCGTCGATGGGGACCGTGAAGCGACAGGACATTCATTCGATGCGACAACGGACCGCGATGAGATTCGCGTGCCGGTCACGGAAGAACGCGTCGATGTGACGAAGAAAGATGTCGTCGCCGAAGAAATCGTCGTCGGCAAAGAGAAAGTGAAAGATACAGAAACGGTACGTGAGACGTTACGTAAAGAAGAGGCGCACGTCGAAGGGGAAGACGACCTTCGCCATCGTGATCATGACCGCGACCATACACGTCGTGATGAGCGCGACCGCTTCTAA
- a CDS encoding LacI family DNA-binding transcriptional regulator → MQITIKDVAKHANVAPSTVSRVIANSPRISQKTKERVRSSMEELGYHPNIHARSLANRSTQSIGLVMPSAATKTLQNPFFPEVLRGISTKAHQNGYSLYMTTGVTEEEVLSGVIEMVQGRRVDGVIVLYSREDDKVVQYLRQTKFPFVVVGKPFGDASSITYVDTDNYLAGREVTKHLYNLGHRCIAFIGGSDKLAVTQDRRNGYATALMEAGIPVREDYIARAEFMTKGGAKAVRELLQLEEPPTAVVVSDDMMALGVISTLSEMGLKIPEDVAVVSFNNVYIAEHSNPPLTSVEINIFGLGFEATNCLIEQIGDSAPPYGKRVIVPHYLVVRQSCGQKKKTEIVE, encoded by the coding sequence ATGCAAATCACGATTAAAGATGTCGCCAAACACGCCAATGTCGCACCGTCGACCGTGTCTCGCGTCATCGCCAACAGTCCGCGTATCAGTCAAAAAACAAAAGAGCGTGTACGCAGTTCGATGGAAGAACTCGGGTACCATCCGAACATTCACGCCCGAAGCCTTGCCAACCGCTCGACGCAGTCGATTGGTCTCGTCATGCCGAGCGCGGCGACGAAGACGCTGCAAAATCCATTTTTCCCGGAAGTGTTACGCGGGATTAGTACGAAAGCGCATCAAAATGGCTACTCGCTCTATATGACAACGGGTGTGACCGAAGAAGAAGTATTGTCCGGGGTCATCGAGATGGTGCAAGGACGTCGCGTTGACGGAGTCATCGTCTTGTATTCACGAGAAGACGACAAGGTCGTTCAATACTTACGTCAGACGAAATTCCCGTTCGTCGTCGTCGGGAAGCCGTTTGGGGATGCCTCGTCAATCACGTACGTCGACACGGACAACTATTTGGCCGGACGAGAAGTGACGAAACATCTTTACAATCTTGGCCATCGCTGCATCGCCTTCATCGGAGGCTCGGATAAACTGGCGGTCACGCAAGACCGGCGCAACGGGTATGCGACGGCGCTCATGGAAGCAGGGATCCCGGTTCGCGAAGACTATATCGCCCGGGCCGAGTTCATGACGAAAGGCGGCGCCAAAGCCGTGCGCGAGTTGCTCCAACTAGAGGAACCACCGACAGCCGTCGTCGTCAGTGACGATATGATGGCGCTCGGTGTCATCAGCACGCTCAGTGAGATGGGCCTTAAGATACCTGAGGATGTCGCCGTCGTCAGTTTCAACAACGTCTACATCGCGGAACACTCGAACCCGCCGCTCACATCGGTCGAAATCAACATTTTCGGCCTTGGTTTCGAGGCGACGAACTGTTTGATTGAACAGATCGGCGATAGCGCGCCACCTTACGGGAAACGCGTCATCGTGCCGCACTATTTGGTCGTCCGCCAGTCGTGCGGTCAGAAAAAGAAGACTGAAATCGTTGAATGA